The following proteins are co-located in the Megalobrama amblycephala isolate DHTTF-2021 linkage group LG12, ASM1881202v1, whole genome shotgun sequence genome:
- the LOC125280584 gene encoding uncharacterized protein LOC125280584 has protein sequence MQTLLSDKDRRIISCLQCFRPQEMLPNHLLRVCMKDRTSEERNAELERAKKSMKAWTLRGRTWDYNAMVKRYPDEACRQALLEDLRERHFLILNDPKDAQAESSSPGAAVETHNKKPAQPTLHDCQRVLRVSEADMLIIHRKLLDQQHVEEDQMTLFRYFCEAILVLRYFQRPEAVRAFKASDWINKTNVDGRIDMEVQSTKQSAKFSLTEEDSAMLDAYFQKIRPGCLQDSQDDQGRFFLSKQGLPVGNITSDLRRLHEQYDLPSFSSQQARRAQITTACSSSDEPGR, from the exons ATGCAGACCCTGCTCAG TGACAAGGATCGTCGCATCATTTCCTGTCTGCAGTGTTTCAGGCCACAGGAGATGCTGCCCAACCACCTCTTAAGGGTCTGCATGAAGGACCGGACTTCTGAGGAGAGGAATGCAGAGCTGGAGAGAGCCAAAAAGTCCATGAAGGCCTGGACCCTCCGAGGCAGAACCTGGGACTACAACGCCATGGTCAAGCGGTACCCCGATGAGGCTTGCAGACAGGCTCTTCTGGAAGACCTTCGTGAAAGGCATTTTTTAATCCTTAACGACCCCAAGGACGCACAGGCTGAATCCAGTTCACCAGGCGCTGCAGTGGAAACGCACAACAAAAA GCCTGCTCAGCCGACTCTCCACGACTGCCAGAGAGTCCTCAGAGTGTCAGAGGCGGACATGCTGATCATCCACAGGAAGCTCCTGGATCAGCAGCATGTGGAAGAGGACCAGATGACGCTGTTCCGGTACTTCTGCGAAGCCATCCTGGTCCTGAGATACTTCCAGCGACCAGAAGCAGTGAGGGCATTTAAA GCTTCAGACTGGATCAACAAGACAAATGTTGATGGACGAATTGACATGGAGGTGCAGTCCACAAAGCAGAGTGCAAAATTTTCCCTCACAGAGGAAGACTCCGCT ATGCTGGACGCATACTTCCAGAAGATTCGTCCAGGATGTCTGCAGGACAGTCAGGACGACCAGGGCAGATTTTTCCTGTCCAAACAAGGGCTGCCAGTTGGCAACATCACGAGTGACCTCAGGCGTCTGCATGAACA GTATGATTTACCGAGCTTTTCGAGCCAGCAAGCCAGAAGAGCCCAAATTACTACGGCATG CTCTTCTTCTGATGAGCCTGGCCGATGA